TGTCAGTAAAACAATGGAATCGCGCACGTCGGTAGCCGGTGCAAGTATGCTGGTGTGCGTTTGATTTTCATGTTTGCGAGGTTGGCATGAGGCTGGTTGCGGCTGCGGTGGTGCTGGGACTTGCGGTGGGGAGTGGAACGGCGCGGGTTGTGGGGAGCGCTGACTCGCCTTCGGAGAAGATGGCCGAGACAGTGGTTAAGATGTGGCCGGCCGGCGTGGTGACGGCGGTGAATCATCCGGGCGTGTGGGGATACGAGGAGGGTGTGCTGCTGGATGGGATGGCGGCGGAGTGGCACTCGACCGCGGTGGGCGCGGACTTCAAGTACATCAAGGCCGCGGTGGATAAATATGTAGCTGACGATGGCACGATCAAGACGTTTGGTGCTGAGGCGCATAGTCTCGACAGTATTGAGATGGGGCGCGCGGTCATGCTGGTGTATCAGGTGACTCAGCAGGCGAAGTACGCCAAAGCGGCGAAGTTTCTGGAAGAGCAACTGGCAGGACAGCCGAGGACGCCAAGCGGAGGATACTGGCAAAAGGAGACCTATCCCAACCAGATGTGGCTCGATGGAGCGTACATGGCCGAGCCCTTCCGGGCGGCTTATGCGGCGACGTTTCAGCAGCCTGGCGATTTCGACGATATTGCGAAGCAGCTTCTGCTGATGGATGCGAAGATGCGCGATCCAAAGACAGGGCTGATGAAGCATGGGTGGGGATGAGTCGAAGCAGATGAAGTGGGCTGATTCGAAGACAGGACTCTCGCCGGAGGTGTGGGGACGGGCGATGGGGTGGTATGCAATGGCCCTGGTTGACGTATTGGACTGGTTTCCGGTGGATCATCCGCAGCGCACGGCGTTGGTGGCAGCACTGAACCGGACGGCGGAGGCGGCAATCCGATACCAGGACCCGAAGACCGGGCTATGGTGGCAGGTGGTGGATCAGGCAGGGAAGCCTGGAAACTACACAGAGGCCTCGGCGAGTTGCATGTTTGTGTATGCGATTGCGAAGGGCGTGCGGATGGGCTACCTGCCGCAGTCGAATGAGGCGAGCGCGCGACGCGGGTGGCAGGGAATTCAGAAGGCGTTTGTGACAACGGGCGCGGATGGCTTGATGGAATTGGACGGGACTGTGAAGGTCGGCGGGCTGGGCGGCACGCCGTATCGCTCAGGAACGTTTGATTACTACATTTACTACATTGGCGAGAAGCCGGTTGCGAACGACGCCAATGGGATAGGAGCGTTTCTGCTGGCGGGTTCGGAGATGGGGCAGACTGGAACGGAGGCCATGGGGCAGGGCAAGACAGTTCTGGTGGACGCATGGTTTAACTCGCAGACGAGGAAAAATGCGGCGGGGCAGACGGAGTTGTTTCATTACAAGTGGGACGACGATGCGAACTCAGGGTTCTCTTTCTTCGGCAGGGCGTTTCAACGGTATGGCGTGACGCTGGCGACGTTGAAGACGGCTCCAACGCTTCAGGATTTGAAGAAGGCGCAGATTTATGTCATGGCGTCGCCGGATATACCCGCGAAGAATCCGACGCCGAACTACATGGACAAGGCGAGCGGAGATGCGATTGAGGCGTGGGTGAAGGCAGGCGGCGTTCTCATCCTGATGGAAAATGACGTCAACAACTCGGAGTTCGAGCACTTCAACACGATGAGCGAGAGGTTTGGGATTCATTTCAATCCGGTGCTGCGCAATGCTGTGGTGAACAACACGTGGTCTCAGGGAACGGTGATGATTCCAGCAAACACGGGAGTGTTCGCGCATCCGCATCAGGCTTATTTGAAGGAGATCTGCACGATCACGGTCTCGGGAC
The Edaphobacter bradus genome window above contains:
- a CDS encoding glycoside hydrolase family 88 protein — translated: MRLVAAAVVLGLAVGSGTARVVGSADSPSEKMAETVVKMWPAGVVTAVNHPGVWGYEEGVLLDGMAAEWHSTAVGADFKYIKAAVDKYVADDGTIKTFGAEAHSLDSIEMGRAVMLVYQVTQQAKYAKAAKFLEEQLAGQPRTPSGGYWQKETYPNQMWLDGAYMAEPFRAAYAATFQQPGDFDDIAKQLLLMDAKMRDPKTGLMKHGWG
- a CDS encoding glycoside hydrolase family 88 protein; protein product: MKWADSKTGLSPEVWGRAMGWYAMALVDVLDWFPVDHPQRTALVAALNRTAEAAIRYQDPKTGLWWQVVDQAGKPGNYTEASASCMFVYAIAKGVRMGYLPQSNEASARRGWQGIQKAFVTTGADGLMELDGTVKVGGLGGTPYRSGTFDYYIYYIGEKPVANDANGIGAFLLAGSEMGQTGTEAMGQGKTVLVDAWFNSQTRKNAAGQTELFHYKWDDDANSGFSFFGRAFQRYGVTLATLKTAPTLQDLKKAQIYVMASPDIPAKNPTPNYMDKASGDAIEAWVKAGGVLILMENDVNNSEFEHFNTMSERFGIHFNPVLRNAVVNNTWSQGTVMIPANTGVFAHPHQAYLKEICTITVSGPAKAVVTDKGDVLMAVAKVGKGTVFAVTDPWIYNEYVDRRNTLPVEFDGYDAAIDLAGWAVQRAR